One Spiroplasma endosymbiont of Cantharis nigra DNA segment encodes these proteins:
- a CDS encoding RsmE family RNA methyltransferase, which translates to MHSFFLDKIIGDYFEIVNEDLHHIKNVVRLKEEEQIFCVYQNEKYLCKIFQISEKFCRARIISKEKLTKKNYKVNLILGIIREQKWDFILQKATELGVDNIIPVEFKRNVVKIDTKNEKKKLTRWYTICESAAKQSKRVDIPTINSIVRNLKDLENYKADINLVCWEEETNEFIKKEIIKKFKTINIIIGPEGGIEPQEVKQLNKIGYKSIGLGENIMRAETASLFVLSCLNYEKSGW; encoded by the coding sequence ATGCATAGTTTCTTTTTAGATAAAATTATAGGTGATTATTTTGAAATAGTTAATGAGGATCTTCATCATATAAAAAATGTTGTTAGATTAAAAGAAGAAGAACAAATATTTTGTGTTTATCAAAATGAGAAGTATTTGTGTAAAATTTTTCAAATAAGCGAAAAATTTTGCAGAGCTAGAATAATTTCGAAAGAAAAACTAACTAAAAAAAACTATAAGGTAAATTTAATTTTGGGCATTATTAGAGAACAAAAATGAGATTTTATTTTACAAAAAGCTACAGAGCTTGGTGTTGATAATATTATTCCCGTTGAATTTAAAAGAAATGTTGTAAAAATTGATACTAAAAATGAGAAAAAGAAATTAACTCGCTGATATACAATTTGTGAAAGCGCTGCAAAGCAATCAAAAAGAGTTGATATTCCAACAATAAATTCAATTGTTAGAAATTTGAAAGATTTGGAAAACTATAAGGCAGATATTAATTTAGTTTGTTGAGAAGAAGAAACAAATGAGTTTATCAAAAAGGAAATTATTAAGAAATTTAAAACTATTAATATAATTATTGGACCCGAGGGTGGAATTGAACCGCAAGAAGTAAAGCAATTAAATAAAATAGGTTATAAAAGTATTGGTTTGGGAGAAAATATAATGAGAGCTGAAACAGCGTCTCTATTTGTATTAAGTTGTTTAAACTATGAAAAAAGTGGGTGATAA
- the rbfA gene encoding 30S ribosome-binding factor RbfA has product MANDIKIERNQSTILRELNLILQREFPDSEYLNSLTIHEVRLSNDMSHAKIFYSSMDVNSNKDEVKTEIEENLKEIRMILASKVEMRSVPELTFEFDKTLENANKIEKILKDIK; this is encoded by the coding sequence ATGGCAAATGATATAAAAATTGAAAGAAATCAATCAACTATTCTTAGAGAATTAAACTTAATTTTACAAAGAGAATTTCCAGATAGTGAATACTTAAATTCACTTACAATTCATGAAGTGAGATTGTCAAATGACATGAGTCACGCAAAGATTTTTTATTCATCAATGGATGTTAATTCAAATAAAGATGAAGTAAAGACTGAAATTGAAGAGAATTTAAAGGAAATAAGAATGATTCTTGCAAGTAAAGTTGAAATGAGAAGTGTGCCAGAATTAACATTTGAATTTGATAAAACTTTAGAAAACGCTAATAAAATTGAAAAAATACTAAAAGATATTAAATAG
- the infB gene encoding translation initiation factor IF-2 gives MAKNIKQENNKSQQSKNKSKAHSANIKNQLKQTTETGLIDGIFVYTEPLSIADFAKKLNKGPAEIVKWFFTNGSMVTQNQILSEEQMGELCIEFGYDFKKETSVTKENIFETFNEKDDPKDLTAKPPIVTIMGHVDHGKTTLLDSIRNANVTDGEFGGITQHIGAYQTTIKSNKITFIDTPGHEAFTEMRARGSEVTDIVILVVAADDGVMPQTEEAIDHAKAASVPIIVFVNKIDKQGADPNKVKMELMNYGIVAEEYGGDIPFIEGSAKGKVGLDTLLETILLISELRDLKANANKFARGTVIEAKLDKNRGPVATILVQDGTLKIRDIIIAGGTFGTIKDLENENKAKLVEVSPGQPAVIIGLNEVPKAGDKFIVVTEEKMARDIAKAQFEKQQNEARQKSQTFTLDSIKNKIESGELKSINVILKADTQGTVEAVRNSMLKISIEGVKINVIRATVGAISASDVTLALASDALIYGFNVRPTSQVRQKAEEDSVEIRLHNIIYKLIEEIAEAATGMLDPVFEEKSLGEAQVRQLFRHSQVGTIAGCRIMSGVVPRSSKVHILRDGIVVYSGEISSLKNKKEDIKEAKEGQECGITIKNFNDLKENDIIEAYKVEEVK, from the coding sequence ATGGCAAAAAATATAAAACAAGAAAATAATAAGAGTCAACAGTCTAAGAATAAATCTAAGGCACATAGTGCAAATATAAAAAATCAACTAAAACAAACAACTGAAACTGGTTTAATTGATGGTATTTTTGTTTATACAGAACCGTTATCAATTGCAGATTTTGCAAAAAAACTAAATAAAGGACCAGCAGAAATTGTAAAGTGGTTTTTTACTAATGGTTCAATGGTAACTCAAAACCAAATTCTCTCAGAAGAACAAATGGGTGAATTATGTATTGAATTTGGCTATGATTTTAAAAAAGAGACTAGTGTTACTAAGGAAAATATATTTGAAACGTTTAATGAAAAAGACGATCCAAAGGACTTAACAGCAAAACCTCCAATAGTAACAATTATGGGTCATGTTGACCATGGTAAAACAACATTATTAGATTCAATTAGAAATGCAAATGTTACAGATGGAGAGTTTGGGGGAATTACTCAACATATTGGTGCTTATCAAACAACAATAAAGTCAAATAAAATTACCTTTATTGATACTCCTGGGCATGAGGCTTTTACAGAGATGCGAGCAAGAGGAAGTGAAGTTACAGATATAGTAATTTTGGTAGTTGCAGCAGATGATGGTGTAATGCCTCAAACTGAAGAGGCGATTGACCATGCAAAAGCAGCTAGTGTTCCAATTATTGTTTTTGTAAATAAAATTGATAAACAAGGTGCAGATCCAAATAAAGTTAAAATGGAATTAATGAATTATGGAATTGTAGCAGAAGAATATGGTGGAGATATTCCATTTATTGAAGGTTCTGCAAAAGGAAAAGTAGGTCTTGATACATTATTAGAGACTATTTTATTAATTTCTGAATTAAGGGATTTAAAGGCGAATGCTAATAAATTTGCAAGAGGAACTGTTATTGAAGCTAAATTAGATAAAAATAGGGGTCCTGTTGCAACAATTTTAGTACAAGATGGTACTTTAAAAATTAGAGATATTATTATTGCTGGAGGAACATTTGGAACTATTAAAGATTTAGAAAATGAAAATAAGGCTAAACTTGTTGAAGTATCTCCAGGTCAACCAGCAGTTATTATTGGTTTAAACGAAGTTCCTAAAGCAGGAGATAAGTTTATTGTTGTTACTGAAGAAAAAATGGCAAGAGATATTGCAAAAGCTCAGTTTGAAAAACAACAAAATGAAGCAAGACAAAAAAGTCAAACATTCACTTTAGATTCAATTAAAAATAAAATTGAATCTGGTGAATTAAAATCAATTAATGTAATTTTAAAAGCTGATACTCAAGGTACAGTTGAAGCTGTTCGAAATTCAATGCTAAAAATTAGTATTGAAGGAGTAAAAATTAATGTAATTCGTGCAACAGTAGGAGCAATATCAGCAAGTGATGTTACTTTGGCTTTAGCATCTGATGCTCTAATTTATGGTTTTAATGTAAGACCAACATCACAAGTTAGACAAAAAGCAGAAGAAGATAGTGTAGAAATAAGATTACACAATATTATCTATAAATTAATTGAAGAAATAGCAGAAGCTGCCACAGGTATGTTAGATCCTGTTTTTGAGGAAAAATCTCTGGGAGAGGCACAAGTAAGACAATTATTTAGACACTCACAAGTTGGAACAATAGCAGGATGTAGAATTATGAGTGGAGTTGTACCACGTTCTTCAAAAGTTCATATTTTAAGAGATGGAATAGTTGTTTATAGTGGAGAAATATCTTCTTTAAAAAATAAAAAAGAAGATATAAAAGAAGCTAAAGAAGGACAAGAATGTGGTATTACAATTAAAAACTTTAATGATTTGAAGGAAAATGATATTATAGAAGCATACAAGGTAGAAGAGGTGAAATAA
- a CDS encoding 50S ribosomal protein L7, with protein MGLNIDKLLGSLGMISSAGKLVYGEKLFDQIKLTKVKIVLTTSDMGKSQLKKINDKAKFYNIKIINNLFDSEQLSKAIGRKNIKSIGINDDNFVKLILKNIE; from the coding sequence TTGGGACTAAATATAGATAAATTATTAGGTTCTTTAGGAATGATTTCATCTGCAGGCAAATTAGTTTATGGAGAAAAACTTTTTGATCAAATTAAACTAACAAAAGTAAAAATTGTACTAACAACTTCTGACATGGGAAAAAGTCAATTAAAAAAAATCAATGATAAGGCAAAATTTTATAATATTAAAATTATTAATAATTTATTTGATTCCGAACAATTAAGCAAGGCTATTGGAAGAAAAAATATTAAAAGTATTGGAATTAATGATGATAATTTTGTAAAGTTAATTTTAAAAAACATTGAATAA
- the rnpM gene encoding RNase P modulator RnpM, with protein sequence MSKDISLRKDAASNKMYPKVELIRIVKNKTGEVFIDNTKKANGRGAYIRPTIEALEKVKKTKALERNLKTSLGNEFYEKLLEEVKLNWD encoded by the coding sequence ATGTCAAAAGATATAAGTCTTAGAAAAGATGCTGCATCTAATAAAATGTATCCAAAAGTTGAATTAATTAGAATTGTTAAAAATAAAACTGGAGAAGTTTTTATTGATAATACAAAGAAGGCTAATGGAAGAGGAGCTTATATAAGACCAACTATAGAAGCACTTGAAAAAGTAAAAAAAACTAAAGCTTTAGAAAGAAATTTAAAGACTAGTTTGGGAAATGAATTCTATGAAAAACTTTTAGAAGAGGTAAAATTAAATTGGGACTAA
- the nusA gene encoding transcription termination factor NusA gives MTDGAKLLDAIFEIVQDKKIDKNIVLEGIKEGFQKAYEKSFDPEATVRVDIDQNTGQVKVFKILTVVQKIEDEWLEIGLNAAKELYGENVSIGDNVYEPVEFQEDFSKIAVMQVGQIIKQKIREGEKNKIYQEFLSKNHEIVGGFVKDITENSYLVDINGSIIPIWNKKIIPGEDFDIDDRICFYIEEVSRDNKHSQIQASRIHPEFLTRLMETEVPEISEGIVEVKSVAREPGHRAKIAVFSHEEGVDPIGSCVGASGSRIKNITKELNGEKIDVVLWNEDKKTFVMNSLAPVKVISIDINEENNECFIVVPNEQLSLAIGKKGMAARLVANLVNMKINIFSLENAKEKEIEIKWNGNIDEAELSNPDFLNKVNKRREKTAGNFNKDKNFIKKQEQAEEIAFIEEDKSIDEIQASIAAFESLSEEDNTFEFEESIDNVDDSYDSYYEK, from the coding sequence ATGACAGATGGTGCAAAACTATTAGATGCGATTTTTGAAATCGTACAAGATAAAAAAATAGACAAAAATATTGTTTTGGAGGGTATTAAAGAAGGTTTTCAAAAAGCATATGAAAAATCATTTGATCCTGAAGCAACAGTAAGAGTAGATATTGATCAAAATACTGGTCAAGTTAAGGTATTTAAAATTTTAACTGTTGTTCAAAAAATAGAAGATGAATGATTAGAAATTGGCTTAAATGCAGCTAAAGAGCTTTATGGAGAAAATGTTTCAATTGGTGACAATGTATATGAACCAGTAGAATTTCAAGAGGATTTCTCAAAAATAGCTGTAATGCAAGTAGGACAAATTATTAAGCAAAAAATTCGTGAAGGTGAGAAAAATAAAATTTATCAAGAGTTTTTATCAAAAAATCATGAAATTGTTGGTGGATTTGTTAAAGATATCACAGAGAATAGTTATTTAGTGGATATTAACGGTTCAATCATTCCAATTTGAAATAAAAAAATTATTCCAGGAGAAGATTTTGATATTGATGATAGAATTTGTTTCTATATTGAAGAAGTTTCAAGAGATAACAAACATTCACAAATTCAAGCTTCAAGAATTCATCCAGAATTTTTAACAAGATTAATGGAAACTGAAGTTCCAGAAATTTCTGAGGGAATAGTTGAAGTTAAATCAGTTGCAAGAGAACCAGGGCATAGAGCTAAAATAGCTGTATTTTCACACGAAGAGGGTGTAGATCCAATTGGAAGTTGTGTTGGTGCATCAGGAAGTAGAATTAAAAATATTACTAAGGAATTAAATGGTGAAAAAATTGATGTAGTTTTATGAAATGAAGATAAAAAGACATTTGTAATGAATTCATTAGCACCTGTTAAAGTAATTAGTATTGATATTAATGAAGAAAATAATGAATGTTTTATAGTTGTTCCAAATGAACAATTATCATTAGCAATTGGTAAAAAAGGGATGGCAGCCAGATTAGTTGCAAATCTTGTAAATATGAAAATTAATATTTTTTCATTGGAAAATGCCAAGGAAAAAGAAATTGAAATTAAGTGAAATGGAAATATTGATGAAGCAGAATTAAGCAATCCAGATTTCCTAAATAAAGTTAACAAAAGAAGAGAAAAAACTGCAGGTAACTTTAATAAAGATAAAAACTTTATCAAAAAACAAGAACAAGCAGAAGAGATTGCATTTATTGAAGAAGATAAATCAATTGATGAAATTCAAGCATCAATTGCAGCATTTGAAAGTCTAAGTGAAGAAGATAATACTTTTGAATTTGAAGAAAGTATTGATAATGTTGATGACAGTTATGATTCATACTATGAAAAATAG
- a CDS encoding DNA-3-methyladenine glycosylase I, producing the protein MKKRCQWANKNILNQQYHDNEWAKPIYEDKLLFEMLILEINQAGLSWDIILKKRENFREAFDNWDYHKIALYDEKKREELILNQGIVRNRLKIKAAINNAKAFIKIQENYESFSNFIWSFTNNKIINNSIEDEEITPSFSELSIKIGIELKKKGFSFLGKTTVYSFLQAIGIVNDHYNYCSFKN; encoded by the coding sequence ATGAAAAAAAGATGTCAATGAGCTAATAAAAATATACTAAATCAGCAATATCACGATAATGAATGAGCTAAACCAATTTATGAAGATAAATTGCTCTTTGAAATGCTTATTTTAGAAATAAATCAAGCTGGACTAAGTTGAGATATTATTTTGAAAAAGAGAGAGAATTTTAGAGAAGCGTTTGATAATTGAGATTATCATAAAATTGCTCTTTATGATGAAAAAAAGAGGGAAGAATTAATACTAAATCAAGGAATTGTTAGAAATAGGTTAAAAATAAAGGCTGCTATAAATAATGCAAAAGCTTTTATTAAGATTCAAGAAAATTATGAAAGCTTTAGTAATTTCATTTGGTCTTTTACAAATAATAAAATAATCAACAACTCAATTGAAGATGAAGAAATTACCCCTTCCTTTTCTGAATTATCAATAAAAATAGGTATTGAATTAAAGAAAAAAGGTTTTTCATTTTTAGGAAAGACAACTGTATATTCCTTTCTTCAGGCAATTGGAATTGTTAATGACCACTATAATTATTGTTCATTTAAAAATTAG
- a CDS encoding DEAD/DEAH box helicase family protein translates to MKEDKFFTNKDEQELLTEIQNEILTSDEVYLIYPFISKSILNKISLTFNYCQKNKILIKIISTTFDDLSQFNNLQELKKLIESYDNIQIRIEDNLEGHSERIHIKAAIFKRKTNYNSAIVGSSNLTYKGMISGREWNIKFASKENNDLVQKMIDEFNLLWDDNLVDFSDDYERDLLIQKIKENQEQKNILELDNSFIYKKRNLYKFQKDIIDKLSYRRFQGKNRHLIVMATGTGKTLVSAFDFKRQWETSNKNLSILFLAHQREIIDQALNTYREVLNNPNFGEVLYDGQIISEKPLHLFATIQSLSNKINNFSKSQFDILIFDEAHHIAANSFEKTFNFFQPKQIIGLTATPEREDGKDIKKYFNNEFASELRLWDAINQKLLCPFDYYCIDDTSTDLNGVDINSDREIFKKINTQSRNELLYKTIEKYLGIYARPTALIFCITIEHANIISNFLKAKNLKAESLTAENNKDRKRILYEFKTGRINYLCVVNIFNEGIDIPEINTIILLRPTNSKTVYLQQLGRGLRKTELKNKLEVYDLISNIDNKYDLTLGIRNLFSSQIIGTNFNVIKKGLPYNSTITLEKHTENIILQSLKKWYGNKNIIKSKVIKYYKKYGNNSLEKIINNYEFSLQNFYNALDDLFLKTAKEISKFKDKENNTNRNKNILKQFIFLDNHQIISYFLNRLEGKINKKNIDLDFDNLLMTSFLYEITSMEKFLSLYPNYLEIDDLVEEFIINNKLIVEELILILKYKLKHEILNYKGNFDKLLSVNSTYTVKQCLSVLGRTNFLHYRDEMKVLTFQAGYLTFDNSKQLILADEDSTSYGKLTKYNKTTNKFYWSIPETMSIEHKIIKDFSNDSIKKFLFLHDKQNYEQKNMFLKLYKFVGIGIYNKMLNEKYLTAEFDVN, encoded by the coding sequence ATGAAAGAAGATAAATTTTTTACAAATAAAGATGAACAGGAGCTTTTAACTGAGATACAAAATGAAATTTTAACATCAGATGAAGTATATTTAATTTATCCCTTTATATCAAAATCTATTTTAAATAAGATTTCATTAACATTTAATTATTGTCAAAAAAATAAAATTTTAATAAAAATAATTTCTACAACGTTTGATGATTTATCTCAATTCAATAATTTGCAAGAACTAAAAAAATTAATTGAAAGTTATGACAATATTCAAATAAGGATAGAAGACAATTTAGAGGGACATAGTGAAAGAATACATATTAAAGCAGCGATCTTTAAAAGAAAAACAAATTATAATAGTGCAATAGTAGGTTCTTCTAATTTAACTTATAAAGGAATGATTAGTGGAAGGGAATGAAATATTAAATTTGCTTCAAAAGAAAATAATGATTTAGTTCAAAAAATGATAGATGAATTTAATTTACTATGAGATGATAATTTGGTTGATTTTTCAGATGATTATGAAAGAGATTTACTAATTCAAAAAATTAAGGAGAATCAGGAGCAAAAAAATATTTTAGAATTAGATAACTCATTTATTTATAAAAAAAGAAATTTATATAAATTTCAAAAAGATATTATAGATAAGCTTTCATATAGAAGATTTCAAGGAAAAAATAGACATCTTATTGTAATGGCAACTGGAACTGGAAAAACTTTAGTTTCGGCTTTTGACTTTAAAAGACAATGAGAGACCTCAAATAAAAATCTAAGTATTTTGTTTTTAGCACATCAAAGAGAAATTATTGATCAAGCTTTAAATACCTATAGAGAAGTTTTGAATAATCCTAATTTTGGAGAGGTTTTATATGATGGTCAAATAATTAGTGAGAAACCTTTACATCTTTTTGCAACTATCCAATCTCTTTCAAATAAAATAAATAATTTTTCAAAAAGCCAGTTTGACATATTAATTTTTGATGAGGCCCATCATATTGCAGCAAATTCTTTTGAAAAAACTTTTAATTTTTTTCAACCTAAACAAATTATTGGTTTAACTGCAACACCTGAAAGAGAAGATGGAAAAGATATAAAAAAATATTTTAATAATGAATTTGCTTCTGAATTGAGGCTATGAGATGCTATTAATCAAAAATTATTATGTCCTTTTGATTATTATTGTATTGATGATACTTCTACTGACTTAAATGGAGTTGATATAAATTCAGATAGAGAAATATTTAAAAAAATTAATACACAATCTAGAAATGAATTATTATATAAGACTATTGAGAAGTACTTGGGTATATATGCCAGACCAACAGCTTTAATTTTTTGTATCACAATAGAACATGCTAATATTATTTCTAATTTTTTAAAAGCAAAAAATTTAAAAGCAGAATCATTAACAGCTGAAAATAATAAAGATAGAAAAAGAATATTGTATGAATTTAAAACTGGTAGAATAAACTATTTATGTGTAGTAAATATTTTTAATGAGGGTATAGATATACCAGAAATTAATACAATAATATTATTAAGACCAACAAATTCAAAAACTGTTTATTTGCAGCAATTGGGTAGAGGTCTTAGAAAGACTGAATTAAAAAATAAATTAGAAGTATATGATTTAATATCAAATATAGATAATAAATATGATCTTACTTTAGGAATAAGAAACCTATTTAGTTCTCAAATAATTGGAACAAATTTTAATGTAATTAAAAAGGGACTGCCTTATAATTCAACAATAACATTAGAAAAACATACTGAGAATATAATTTTGCAAAGTTTAAAAAAATGATATGGAAATAAAAATATTATAAAAAGTAAAGTTATAAAATATTATAAAAAATATGGTAATAATTCTTTAGAAAAAATAATTAACAACTATGAATTCTCTTTACAAAATTTTTATAATGCTTTAGATGATCTATTTTTAAAAACAGCAAAGGAAATATCAAAATTTAAAGATAAAGAGAATAATACAAACAGAAATAAAAATATACTAAAGCAATTTATTTTTTTAGATAATCATCAAATAATAAGTTATTTCTTAAATCGTTTAGAGGGAAAAATTAATAAAAAGAATATAGATCTAGACTTCGATAATTTACTTATGACATCCTTTTTATACGAGATAACAAGTATGGAAAAGTTTTTATCTTTATATCCTAATTATTTGGAAATAGACGATCTTGTAGAAGAATTTATTATAAATAATAAATTAATAGTAGAAGAACTAATTTTAATTTTAAAATATAAATTAAAACATGAAATTTTGAACTATAAAGGAAATTTTGATAAGTTATTATCAGTTAATTCTACTTATACTGTAAAACAATGCTTATCAGTTTTAGGAAGAACTAATTTTTTACATTATAGAGATGAGATGAAAGTGCTAACTTTTCAAGCTGGTTACTTAACTTTTGATAATTCAAAACAACTTATTTTAGCTGATGAAGACTCAACTAGTTATGGTAAATTAACCAAATATAATAAAACAACAAATAAATTTTATTGATCTATTCCTGAGACTATGTCAATAGAACATAAGATAATTAAGGATTTTAGTAATGATTCTATTAAGAAATTCTTATTTCTTCATGATAAACAAAATTATGAACAGAAAAATATGTTTTTAAAATTATATAAATTTGTAGGCATAGGAATTTATAATAAAATGTTAAATGAAAAATATCTAACAGCAGAATTTGATGTAAATTAA
- a CDS encoding ABC transporter ATP-binding protein has product MEISIKGFVKKFKTHQIGELNMDINSQKITAILGSSGSGKSVLINSIIGSIRNFKGNIYINGVSRKKISHYKINKLISFYTQTDFSLYSVNAVFFLRTMCIILGINKRDRETKIEYWLKFFDLWETRNKIISKFSWGMKNRLNLILCFIKDTEIIIMDEPGANLDSYWRNKIKNLLIDFKNQGKTIIITVHNIDEISDIIDDYIILENGKKIFEGTKEALNIYSKYKLFIKELFDVEKFREFLLQENIKSFKYDNYENSLVIAVENYRQINYLFLYLIKNNLPLNNLIKLPINMESIHKALENNELIK; this is encoded by the coding sequence ATGGAAATAAGCATTAAAGGTTTTGTAAAAAAATTTAAAACTCATCAGATCGGTGAACTTAATATGGATATTAATTCCCAAAAAATAACAGCAATTCTTGGTTCTAGTGGGAGTGGTAAAAGTGTTTTAATTAACTCCATAATTGGATCTATAAGAAATTTTAAAGGGAATATTTATATCAATGGGGTATCAAGAAAAAAAATATCTCATTATAAAATTAATAAGCTAATTAGTTTTTATACTCAAACAGATTTTTCATTATATAGTGTTAATGCTGTCTTCTTTTTAAGAACCATGTGTATAATTCTTGGAATAAATAAAAGAGATAGAGAGACGAAAATTGAGTATTGACTAAAATTCTTTGATTTATGAGAAACAAGAAATAAAATTATAAGTAAATTTTCTTGAGGGATGAAAAATCGTTTGAATTTGATTTTATGTTTTATTAAAGATACAGAAATAATTATTATGGATGAACCAGGAGCAAATCTAGATTCATATTGAAGAAATAAAATTAAAAATTTATTAATAGATTTTAAGAATCAAGGTAAAACAATAATTATTACTGTTCATAATATTGATGAGATTTCAGATATCATTGATGATTATATTATTTTAGAAAATGGTAAAAAAATATTTGAAGGTACAAAAGAGGCATTAAATATCTATTCCAAGTACAAACTATTTATTAAGGAGTTATTTGATGTTGAAAAATTTAGAGAATTTTTATTACAAGAAAATATTAAATCCTTTAAATATGATAACTATGAAAACTCCTTGGTTATAGCTGTTGAGAATTATAGACAGATAAATTATTTATTTTTATATTTAATTAAAAATAATTTACCATTAAATAACCTTATAAAATTACCAATAAATATGGAATCCATTCATAAAGCTCTTGAAAATAACGAACTAATTAAATAA